One genomic segment of Streptomyces liangshanensis includes these proteins:
- a CDS encoding ABC transporter substrate-binding protein: MFNRTGRQAASALASLSLLTGCGLLPDENGEDGRRITVGTTSEPSTLDPAASWDNSWELFRNVFQTLLSFPTNSSYPQPDAARNCAFADPNANRVFRCTLREGLTFSNGYKLDAKAVKHSFDRIRAINVQGGPAGLLESLDRVETTGDNVVTFRLKKPDATFPFILATPAMSIVDPAEYPADKLREDGKVSGSGPYALTSYTPGSKADLVQNSSYKGFADRRNKGVTIQYFKDSAVLFDALKKRKIDVIYRGLTSEDVVELEQKKPENEDLQLVETVGADIRYLVFNPTDPAVGQLAVRKAIAQVVNRDALVAKVYQGTAEPLYSMVPKGIASHATSFFDQFGEPDTAKARALLLAEGITEPVPLTLWYTTDRYGSGTAAEFKEIKRQLEASGLFEVTLHGKPWKDFQAGYTKGRYPAFGRGWFPDFPDPDNFIAPFVGKNNALSTPYESDEITQELLPQSRKVSDRGAVTRQFERAQEIFVEDVRLLPLWQGKLYVAAGEDIGGGERALDPQTVMQMWELNRKASW, encoded by the coding sequence GTGTTCAACCGGACCGGTAGACAGGCTGCCTCGGCCCTCGCGTCCCTGTCCCTGCTCACGGGATGCGGATTGCTCCCGGACGAGAACGGTGAGGACGGCCGGCGAATAACCGTCGGTACGACGAGCGAGCCGAGCACGCTCGATCCCGCGGCGTCGTGGGACAACTCGTGGGAACTGTTCCGCAACGTCTTCCAGACACTGCTGAGCTTCCCCACCAACAGCTCGTACCCCCAGCCCGACGCGGCGCGGAACTGCGCCTTCGCCGACCCGAACGCCAACCGGGTCTTCCGGTGCACACTGCGGGAAGGCCTGACGTTCTCCAACGGCTACAAACTCGACGCGAAGGCCGTCAAGCACTCCTTCGACCGCATTCGCGCGATCAACGTACAAGGGGGTCCGGCGGGTCTGCTGGAGTCGCTCGACAGGGTCGAGACGACCGGCGACAACGTCGTGACCTTCCGGCTGAAGAAGCCGGACGCGACGTTCCCGTTCATTCTCGCCACTCCCGCGATGTCCATCGTCGACCCCGCCGAGTACCCCGCCGACAAACTGCGGGAGGACGGCAAGGTCAGCGGCTCGGGGCCGTACGCGCTCACCTCGTACACCCCGGGGTCGAAGGCGGACCTGGTGCAGAACTCCTCGTACAAGGGGTTCGCGGACCGCCGCAACAAGGGCGTCACCATCCAGTACTTCAAGGACTCGGCCGTCCTGTTCGACGCCCTGAAGAAGCGGAAGATCGACGTCATCTACCGGGGGCTCACCTCCGAGGACGTGGTCGAACTCGAACAGAAGAAGCCCGAGAACGAGGATCTCCAGCTGGTCGAGACGGTCGGCGCGGACATCCGCTACCTGGTGTTCAACCCCACCGACCCGGCCGTGGGGCAGCTCGCGGTACGCAAGGCGATCGCGCAGGTCGTGAACCGTGACGCCCTGGTCGCCAAGGTGTACCAGGGCACGGCGGAGCCGCTGTACTCGATGGTGCCCAAGGGCATCGCCAGCCACGCGACCAGCTTCTTCGACCAGTTCGGCGAACCGGACACCGCGAAGGCGCGGGCGCTCCTGCTGGCGGAGGGCATCACCGAGCCGGTGCCGCTGACGCTCTGGTACACGACGGACCGCTACGGCTCCGGCACGGCGGCGGAGTTCAAGGAGATCAAGCGGCAGCTGGAGGCGTCCGGGCTGTTCGAGGTCACCTTGCACGGCAAGCCCTGGAAGGACTTCCAGGCGGGCTACACGAAGGGGCGGTACCCGGCCTTCGGTCGTGGCTGGTTCCCCGACTTCCCCGACCCCGACAACTTCATCGCCCCCTTCGTGGGGAAGAACAACGCGCTGAGCACTCCGTACGAGAGCGACGAGATCACCCAGGAGCTGCTGCCGCAGTCGCGGAAGGTGAGCGACCGGGGCGCGGTCACGCGGCAGTTCGAGCGCGCGCAGGAGATCTTCGTCGAGGACGTGCGGCTGCTGCCGCTGTGGCAGGGGAAGTTGTACGTCGCGGCGGGCGAGGACATCGGGGGCGGGGAGCGGGCGCTCGATCCCCAGACGGTCATGCAGATGTGGGAGCTGAACCGCAAAGCGAGCTGGTAG
- a CDS encoding uracil-DNA glycosylase, producing the protein MTDTDMLPESWRGVLGDELQKPYFKELVEFVEEEREKGPVYPPRDEVFAALDATPYDKVKVLVLGQDPYHGAGQGHGLCFSVRPGVKTPPSLRNIYKEMKEELGHPVPDNGYLMPWAEQGVLLLNAVLTVREAEPNSHKGKGWEKVTDAVIRAVAERPDPAVFVLWGAYAQKKLPLIDEERHVVVKGAHPSPLSAKKFFGSRPFTQINEAIAAQGHDPIDWRIPDLG; encoded by the coding sequence GTGACCGACACCGACATGCTGCCCGAGTCCTGGCGCGGCGTCCTCGGCGACGAGCTGCAGAAGCCCTACTTCAAGGAGCTCGTCGAGTTCGTCGAGGAGGAGCGGGAGAAGGGGCCGGTCTACCCTCCGCGTGACGAGGTCTTCGCCGCCCTGGACGCCACTCCGTACGACAAGGTGAAGGTGCTCGTCCTGGGCCAGGATCCGTACCACGGCGCGGGCCAAGGCCACGGCCTGTGCTTCTCCGTGCGCCCCGGGGTCAAGACCCCGCCCTCCCTGCGGAACATCTACAAGGAGATGAAGGAGGAGCTCGGCCACCCCGTGCCGGACAACGGTTATCTGATGCCGTGGGCCGAGCAGGGTGTCCTGCTGCTCAACGCGGTGCTGACCGTCCGCGAGGCCGAGCCCAACTCCCACAAGGGGAAGGGCTGGGAGAAGGTGACCGACGCGGTGATCCGCGCCGTGGCCGAGCGTCCCGACCCGGCGGTCTTCGTCCTCTGGGGGGCGTACGCGCAGAAGAAGCTGCCGCTCATCGACGAGGAGCGGCACGTGGTGGTGAAGGGGGCCCACCCGTCCCCGCTGTCGGCGAAGAAGTTCTTCGGCTCCCGTCCCTTCACCCAGATCAACGAGGCGATCGCCGCCCAGGGGCACGACCCCATCGACTGGCGCATCCCCGACCTCGGCTGA
- a CDS encoding DinB family protein, with protein sequence MTTSPRSEPSTVAGEREMLEGWLDYHRATLASKCEGLDDAQLRQLSVAPSELSLLGLVRHMAEVERGWFRNTIADEKADGIFFDDADPDGDFHTGENDTYAEAYAVWQAEIAHAREVAAPAGLDDHGAGRVSRHTGEPYNLRWVYTHMIEEYARHNGHADLIRERIDGATGE encoded by the coding sequence ATGACCACATCACCACGCTCAGAACCCTCCACCGTCGCCGGCGAGCGAGAGATGCTCGAAGGCTGGCTGGACTATCACCGCGCCACCCTCGCCTCCAAATGTGAGGGGCTCGACGACGCGCAACTGCGCCAGCTCTCGGTGGCCCCTTCGGAGCTGAGTCTGCTCGGGCTCGTCCGGCACATGGCCGAGGTCGAACGCGGCTGGTTCCGCAACACCATCGCCGACGAGAAGGCGGATGGGATCTTCTTCGACGACGCCGACCCGGACGGAGACTTCCATACCGGTGAGAACGACACGTACGCCGAGGCGTACGCCGTCTGGCAGGCGGAGATCGCCCACGCCCGCGAGGTGGCCGCGCCGGCCGGGCTCGACGACCACGGTGCCGGCCGGGTGAGCCGGCACACGGGTGAGCCGTACAACCTCCGGTGGGTCTACACCCACATGATCGAGGAGTACGCCCGGCACAACGGCCACGCCGACCTCATCCGGGAGCGGATCGACGGCGCGACGGGCGAATGA